In Humulus lupulus chromosome 7, drHumLupu1.1, whole genome shotgun sequence, the following are encoded in one genomic region:
- the LOC133790566 gene encoding ALBINO3-like protein 2, chloroplastic produces the protein MATYKILNRVRRSVPATYLSTLSHAHEYPLLTNPIPDSNSSNVISPLPFSSHHRRPNLLSRTPYSLVGAPDFLYSRTIFTRSGDDSEYRGAEDFDVDFITKLPESTVLDAASAIGNEESILPVRVVISMLDGFHDLTGLPWWIVIAFSTLSLRVVLFPILVLQLRKLNQIGPLGQSHLDPNSLSQEKRQAYKKPSFLWLLPYACVQIPCFLLWMTSIRKMSLNHHPGFDCGGAFWFHNLTEFSHGVLGSIFPFVIAGLHYANVQNSFKRSSVKETTGLLDVAVKYYKLGLDFMTLPILCICYCVPQGSQVYWASNLSLTFTQHFLLKHPAVRAKLGLPVEKYLNSADSSVTTPAITTTSEPKKPHQISLEALSPLELLNLSTQLLSKQHIERAIPIIQLALSKDPESTRGLILMGQTLMQKGLLPEAIEYMERAVSKLLLAGHLTGVADISDLIRASNWAGSLHIRQGNIKEGLIHLERIGRLKEPEDPVCKAHYFDGLLMLSSALYNEGRKKEAADFLRLAAAYNPAFNEFLEQCENDDSSPSDLTNRQQ, from the exons ATGGCGACCTACAAGATTCTCAACCGTGTCCGCCGTTCTGTTCCGGCAACCTATCTCTCCACTCTCTCTCATGCGCATGAATACCCCCTTCTCACCAATCCTATTCCAGACTCCAACTCTAGTAATGTCATTAGCCCTCTCCCGTTTTCTTCCCACCATCGCAGGCCCAACCTCTTATCAAGGACTCCGTACTCATTAGTGGGGGCTCCCGATTTTTTATACTCTCGAACTATTTTCACTCGTTCTGGAGATGATTCGGAGTACCGAGGAGCCGaagattttgatgttgatttcaTCACTAAGTTGCCCGAGTCTACTGTCTTGGATGCTGCTTCAGCAATTGGTAATGAAGAATCGATCCTTCCAGTTCGAGTGGTCATTTCAATGCTTGATGGGTTTCATGACCTTACTGGCTTACCTTG GTGGATAGTTATTGCTTTCTCCACATTGAGTCTCAGAGTTGTTCTGTTTCCTATTCTTGTCTTGCAACTTCGCAAGTTGAATCAAATTG GACCCCTTGGACAGAGTCATTTGGATCCCAATTCGCTCTCTCAGGAGAAAAGGCAAGCTTATAAGAAGCCCTCATTTTTATGGCTACTTCCATACGCTTGTGTCCAG ATCCCATGCTTCTTATTGTGGATGACTAGCATACGAAAAATGTCTCTGAATCATCACCCTGGGTTTGATTGT GGTGGTGCTTTTTGGTTCCATAATTTAACTGAATTTTCACATGGGGTTTTAGGCTCCATATTTCCATTTGTGATTGCTGGTTTGCACTATGCCAATGTTCAG AATTCTTTTAAAAGATCTTCTGTTAAAGAAACAACTGGTCTACTCGATGTAGCAGTAAAA TATTACAAGCTCGGCTTGGATTTCATGACTCTGCCTATCCTTTGTATCTGTTACTGTGTCCCTCAG GGAAGTCAAGTCTATTGGGCCTCAAATCTTTCACTAACTTTTACTCAG CATTTTCTCCTCAAACATCCTGCTGTACGTGCAAAGCTGGGGCTACCAGTCGAGAAATATCTTAATTCTGCAGATTCAAGTGTTACCACTCCTGCTATAACAACCACAAGTGAACCTAAAAAACCGCACCAAATATCTTTGGAAGCCCTCTCTCCATTAGAACTGCTTAAC CTTTCCACCCAACTATTATCAAAACAACATATAGAAAGAGCAATTCCTATAATACA ACTGGCACTCTCTAAGGATCCTGAGAGTACTAGGGGTTTAATTCTCATGGGTCAGACTCTAATGCAAAAGGGACTGCTTCCAGAGGCGATTGAATACATGGAGCGTGCCGTTTCAAAG CTCTTGCTTGCTGGGCATCTTACAGGAGTGGCAGATATTTCTGATTTAATCCGCGCCTCAAATTGGGCTGGTTCTCTCCATATTCGGCAG GGAAACATCAAGGAAGGGCTAATACATTTAGAAAGGATTGGAAGATTGAAAGAGCCAGAGGATCCAGTGTGCAAAGCTCACTACTTTGATGGATTGTTAATGCTTTCAAG TGCTTTATACAACGAGGGTCGCAAGAAAGAAGCTGCGGATTTTCTTCGATTAGCTGCTGCTTATAATCCAGCTTTCAATGAGTTCTTAGAGCAATGTGAAAATGATGACTCTTCGCCCAGCGATCTTACCAACAGACAACAATAG
- the LOC133790557 gene encoding uncharacterized protein LOC133790557, protein MSMTQFAMVEELASLVKDNLPCKHLVLSVEEALVNFIESDVSSCGILELEPMNSYNRLLMHRLADIFGFSHESVGEGDDRHLILERCPDTSVPSILVSDILWQYDEPQSPPTSHQLLRRTEESPVLKTKSPSVQHSLEEREAAYLAARERIFSANLGEEKEPIKQKPRSVPVVARRMIAHALGQRINSRNHETTHNDSSASRETDELNNQHKDKEESDLSVEGFQEILHLSGKTENSCCRVKKNNHNTGASSNADSKASKNKSDKISSGVVASGRVRNGVNEEHHKKEHLGAAKRMFAQAMGKQAGKDTFLSKSSEFKHGNEE, encoded by the exons GTTGAGGAGCTGGCTTCTCTTGTCAAGGACAATCTTCCGTGCAAGCATCTTGTACTGTCCGTGGAAGAAGCCTTGGTCAACTTCATTGAGAGTGATGTCAG CTCCTGTGGGATCCTAGAGTTAGAACCAATGAATTCATACAATCGTCTTCTTATGCATCGTCTTGCAGATATATTTGG ATTTTCGCATGAATCTGTCGGTGAAGGAGATGATCGGCACTTAATTTTGGAACGATGCCCTGATACATCAGT ACCTTCCATCCTTGTCAGTGATATTTTGTGGCAGTACGATGAACCTCAATCTCCACCAACATCACATCAATTGTTAAGAAGAACGGAAGAGTCACCAG TGTTGAAGACAAAATCACCTTCAGTTCAACATTCACTTGAGGAGAGAGAAGCTGCTTATTTGGCTGCTCGTGAGAGAATATTTTCAGCCAACttaggggaagaaaaagaacccATCAAGCAGAAACCACGAAGTGTTCCTGTGGTTGCTCGCCGTATGATTGCTCATGCTCTAGGGCAAAGAATCAACTCACGCAATCACGAGACCACGCACAATGACTCAAGTGCTTCTAGAGAAACTGATGAATTAAACAACCAGCACAAGGATAAAGAGGAGTCTGATTTGAGCGTGGAAGGTTTTCAAGAAATCCTTCACTTGTCTGGCAAAACTGAGAACTCGTGTTGTAGAGTGAAAAAGAATAACCATAATACTGGTGCATCATCAAATGCTGACAGTAAGGCAAGCAAAAATAAATCTGACAAGATCTCAAGTGGTGTTGTTGCATCTGGAAGAGTCAGAAATGGTGTAAACGAGGAGCATCACAAAAAGGAACATCTAGGAGCTGCAAAGAGAATGTTTGCTCAGGCCATGGGGAAACAAGCAGGGAAGGATACTTTTCTTTCGAAGTCCAGTGAGTTTAAGCATGGTAATGAAGAATAG
- the LOC133790556 gene encoding uncharacterized protein LOC133790556 isoform X1, protein MSCPSNGIVFNGSQCRCPVGNLLNRTTNRCVLFSAHSTITTDQGVDYHALTFPGITNEIETIRTLLQSQALFLYTTLVMVLSWFALCLFLRLMNPGNDGKSIWFKLRWWVSRLDISFATSHWLDDQKVVKKRKTELGGTFSIASWTIFIGLFAALLFEIISRNTIEVHSVRATNRPDLASFVNDMEFNITTLSSMSCSNLRDLGTLVTGNPGSIDYKSVPLSNFGNYSCKNTSEGPTVILKCDGCQPISDNLYISWHFVDLPNNPATAVGFQFNLTTRSHANKRHVSFVSGIVKNGSTFNDRPVTFRGRDTNILKFSLFPKIYHNLEDLRLIQPLFHAFVPGSHFTDTNQLQTSLASSSDGTLNTTLYINFLSSYIVEIDDLRATGLVSFLANLGGLYCISIGIFFFLLVQFECRIKKLRHEDSTLRMIRNRKKTLERWEKLRKYVMYTWGFSILDDDHDNKKNGSCCSGDMLKSISGKGSSQKHRQQSRTDSKIPAPNHSHTSRTKSLIPGTALSLEEKSDSRGEHSQKHEEEQQSSGSCKESSSQLVSFSLSHANIPLPPTLDLKDSSEMDMSDVQKNLKCLYEYNVMLREKFLSVQSTLHELATKSLPHANDDIPNTS, encoded by the exons ATGTCTTGCCCATCAAACGGCATCGTTTTCAATGGAAGTCAGTGCCGCTGCCCGGTGGGGAACCTTCTGAACCGGACAACCAACCGCTGCGTTCTCTTTTCAGCTCACTCCACCATCACCACCGACCAGGGGGTTGACTACCACGCCTTGACCTTTCCAGGGATCACCAATGAGATTGAGACCATTAGGACATTATTGCAGTCTCAGGCGTTGTTCTTGTATACAACCCTGGTCATGGTTCTCTCCTGGTTCGCATTATGCCTTTTCCTGAGGTTGATGAATCCGGGCAATGATGGAAAAAGCATTTGGTTTAAGCTCAGATGGTGGGTTAGCAGATTGGACATTTCCTTTGCCACCAGTCATTGGCTG GATGATCAGAAGGTGGTTAAGAAGCGGAAAACAGAACTTGGTGGCACTTTCTCAATAGCTAGTTGGACAATCTTCATTGGTTTATTTGCTGC gTTGCTTTTCGAAATCATATCCAGGAATACCATTGAGGTGCATAGCGTCAGAGCAACCAATAGACCCGACTTGGCTTCATTTGTTAATGACATGGAATTCAATATTACCACTTTATCAAGTATGAGTTGTTCAAACTTAAGAGACCTTGGTACTTTAGTTACTGGAAATCCTGGCTCTATTGACTATAAAAGTGTTCCACTGTCAAACTTTGGAAACTACTCTTGTAAAAACACCAGTGAAGGACCAACCGTTATTCTCAAGTGTGATGGATGTCAACCCATTAGTGACAATTTATACATCTCCTGGCACTTTGTTGATCTACCGAACAATCCTGCAACTGCTGTTGGATTTCAGTTCAACCTTACTACGAGGAGTCATGCCAACAAGAGACATGTGAGTTTTGTTAGTGGAATAGTAAAGAATGGGAGTACTTTTAATGACAGACCTGTGACTTTTAGAGGAAGGGATACAAATATACTGAAGTTCAGTTTATTTCCCAAAATTTACCATAATCTAGAGGATCTAAGGCTCATCCAACCTCTCTTTCATGCGTTTGTGCCTGGTTCTCATTTTACTGACACAAATCAGCTGCAAACATCTCTAGCTAGCTCCAGTGATGGAACACTCAACACCACTTTGTATATCAACTTTCTTTCTTCCTACATTGTTGAAATCGATGATCTAAGAGCTACCGGTTTGG TGAGCTTCCTTGCAAATCTTGGTGGCTTGTATTGCATCAGTATTGGCATTTTTTTCTTCTTACTAGTTCAA TTTGAATGTAGAATAAAAAAGCTTCGCCATGAAGATAGCACGTTAAGAATGATTAGAAATCGGAAAAAAACACTAGAACGCTGGGAAAAG TTGAGGAAATATGTGATGTACACATGGGGCTTTAGCATATTAGATGATGACCACGACAACAAGAAAAATGGATCATGTTGCAGTGGTGATATGCTAAAATCTATCAGCGGAAAAGGATCATCACAAAAACATAGGCAACAGAGCAGAACAGATTCTAAG ATTCCTGCTCCAAATCATTCCCACACTAGTAGAACCAAGTCTCTGATACCAGGAACTGCTTTGAGTCTTGAAGAGAAGTCAGACTCTCGGGGTGAACAC TCACAGAAACATGAGGAAGAACAACAATCCAGTGGATCATGCAAGGAAAGTTCATCCCAACTTGTTTCATTCTCTTTATCTCATGCCAACATTCCTCTACCACCTACCTTAG ATTTGAAGGATTCTTCAGAAATGGATATGTCTGAtgttcaaaagaatctcaaatgTTTGTACGAGTACAATGTCATGCTGAGGGAGAAATTTTTATCTGTGCAATCTACGCTTCATGAGTTAGCAACAAAGTCCTTGCCTCATGCAAATGATGACATTCCTAACACCTCATAG
- the LOC133790556 gene encoding uncharacterized protein LOC133790556 isoform X2: protein MSCPSNGIVFNGSQCRCPVGNLLNRTTNRCVLFSAHSTITTDQGVDYHALTFPGITNEIETIRTLLQSQALFLYTTLVMVLSWFALCLFLRLMNPGNDGKSIWFKLRWWVSRLDISFATSHWLDDQKVVKKRKTELGGTFSIASWTIFIGLFAALLFEIISRNTIEVHSVRATNRPDLASFVNDMEFNITTLSSMSCSNLRDLGTLVTGNPGSIDYKSVPLSNFGNYSCKNTSEGPTVILKCDGCQPISDNLYISWHFVDLPNNPATAVGFQFNLTTRSHANKRHVSFVSGIVKNGSTFNDRPVTFRGRDTNILKFSLFPKIYHNLEDLRLIQPLFHAFVPGSHFTDTNQLQTSLASSSDGTLNTTLYINFLSSYIVEIDDLRATGLVSFLANLGGLYCISIGIFFFLLVQFECRIKKLRHEDSTLRMIRNRKKTLERWEKLRKYVMYTWGFSILDDDHDNKKNGSCCSGDMLKSISGKGSSQKHRQQSRTDSKIPAPNHSHTSRTKSLIPGTALSLEEKSDSRGEHKHEEEQQSSGSCKESSSQLVSFSLSHANIPLPPTLDLKDSSEMDMSDVQKNLKCLYEYNVMLREKFLSVQSTLHELATKSLPHANDDIPNTS from the exons ATGTCTTGCCCATCAAACGGCATCGTTTTCAATGGAAGTCAGTGCCGCTGCCCGGTGGGGAACCTTCTGAACCGGACAACCAACCGCTGCGTTCTCTTTTCAGCTCACTCCACCATCACCACCGACCAGGGGGTTGACTACCACGCCTTGACCTTTCCAGGGATCACCAATGAGATTGAGACCATTAGGACATTATTGCAGTCTCAGGCGTTGTTCTTGTATACAACCCTGGTCATGGTTCTCTCCTGGTTCGCATTATGCCTTTTCCTGAGGTTGATGAATCCGGGCAATGATGGAAAAAGCATTTGGTTTAAGCTCAGATGGTGGGTTAGCAGATTGGACATTTCCTTTGCCACCAGTCATTGGCTG GATGATCAGAAGGTGGTTAAGAAGCGGAAAACAGAACTTGGTGGCACTTTCTCAATAGCTAGTTGGACAATCTTCATTGGTTTATTTGCTGC gTTGCTTTTCGAAATCATATCCAGGAATACCATTGAGGTGCATAGCGTCAGAGCAACCAATAGACCCGACTTGGCTTCATTTGTTAATGACATGGAATTCAATATTACCACTTTATCAAGTATGAGTTGTTCAAACTTAAGAGACCTTGGTACTTTAGTTACTGGAAATCCTGGCTCTATTGACTATAAAAGTGTTCCACTGTCAAACTTTGGAAACTACTCTTGTAAAAACACCAGTGAAGGACCAACCGTTATTCTCAAGTGTGATGGATGTCAACCCATTAGTGACAATTTATACATCTCCTGGCACTTTGTTGATCTACCGAACAATCCTGCAACTGCTGTTGGATTTCAGTTCAACCTTACTACGAGGAGTCATGCCAACAAGAGACATGTGAGTTTTGTTAGTGGAATAGTAAAGAATGGGAGTACTTTTAATGACAGACCTGTGACTTTTAGAGGAAGGGATACAAATATACTGAAGTTCAGTTTATTTCCCAAAATTTACCATAATCTAGAGGATCTAAGGCTCATCCAACCTCTCTTTCATGCGTTTGTGCCTGGTTCTCATTTTACTGACACAAATCAGCTGCAAACATCTCTAGCTAGCTCCAGTGATGGAACACTCAACACCACTTTGTATATCAACTTTCTTTCTTCCTACATTGTTGAAATCGATGATCTAAGAGCTACCGGTTTGG TGAGCTTCCTTGCAAATCTTGGTGGCTTGTATTGCATCAGTATTGGCATTTTTTTCTTCTTACTAGTTCAA TTTGAATGTAGAATAAAAAAGCTTCGCCATGAAGATAGCACGTTAAGAATGATTAGAAATCGGAAAAAAACACTAGAACGCTGGGAAAAG TTGAGGAAATATGTGATGTACACATGGGGCTTTAGCATATTAGATGATGACCACGACAACAAGAAAAATGGATCATGTTGCAGTGGTGATATGCTAAAATCTATCAGCGGAAAAGGATCATCACAAAAACATAGGCAACAGAGCAGAACAGATTCTAAG ATTCCTGCTCCAAATCATTCCCACACTAGTAGAACCAAGTCTCTGATACCAGGAACTGCTTTGAGTCTTGAAGAGAAGTCAGACTCTCGGGGTGAACAC AAACATGAGGAAGAACAACAATCCAGTGGATCATGCAAGGAAAGTTCATCCCAACTTGTTTCATTCTCTTTATCTCATGCCAACATTCCTCTACCACCTACCTTAG ATTTGAAGGATTCTTCAGAAATGGATATGTCTGAtgttcaaaagaatctcaaatgTTTGTACGAGTACAATGTCATGCTGAGGGAGAAATTTTTATCTGTGCAATCTACGCTTCATGAGTTAGCAACAAAGTCCTTGCCTCATGCAAATGATGACATTCCTAACACCTCATAG
- the LOC133790554 gene encoding uncharacterized protein LOC133790554: MSCPSNGIVFNGSQCSCPVGNLLNRTANRCELFSADSTITTDHGVDYYAMTFPETIFEFDSIKKFTQSQAVFLEATLVLLLSWLAFCLFLRFMKPGNDGNSIWFKLRWWVSRLDISFATRHWLDDQKVVKKRKTELGGTFSIASWIVFIGLFATLLYQIISRRTIEVHNVRATNGPDLALFVNDMEFNITTISSMSCSNLRDLGTLVTGNPGSIDYKSVPLSNFGNYSCKNTSEGPTIILKCDGCQPIHDNLYISWQFVDLPNNPATAVGFQFNLTTRSHANKRHVSFVSGILKNGSTFNNSPVTFRGKDTNILKFSLFPRIYRNLKDLRLIQPLFHEFVPGSHFTDTRQLQTSLASPSDGTLNTTLYVNFLSSYIVEIDDQNTMGPVSFLADLGGLYCISIGIFFYLLVQCEYRIKRLRHEDQTLRTIRHRRKTLERWEKLRKYVMYTWGCNTLDDNHNKKKNVSCCSGGMLESISQKGSSRKHRQQSRMDSINLNKKVTSPSKSKKIPAPDHSHTITKSSIPKSALSHEEKSASQGELTQKHEEEHQSGGSCKESSSQLDSFSLSNGNIPLPPTLELKDCSQMDMSDVQKNLKCLYEYNVMLREKFLSVQSMLHELSTKSLPPANDDNRNTS, encoded by the exons ATGTCTTGCCCCTCAAACGGCATCGTTTTCAATGGTAGCCAGTGCAGCTGCCCGGTGGGGAACCTGCTGAACCGGACGGCCAACCGCTGCGAACTCTTTTCAGCTGACTCCACCATCACCACCGACCATGGAGTTGACTACTACGCTATGACCTTCCCGGAGACCATCTTCGAGTTTGACTCTATTAAGAAGTTCACGCAGTCTCAGGCGGTGTTCTTGGAAGCCACCCTTGTCTTGCTTCTCTCCTGGCTCGCATTCTGCCTTTTTCTCAGGTTTATGAAGCCGGGCAATGATGGAAATAGCATTTGGTTTAAGCTTAGATGGTGGGTTAGCAGATTGGATATTTCCTTTGCCACCAGGCATTGGCTG GATGATCAGAAGGTGGTTAAAAAGCGGAAAACAGAACTTGGTGGAACTTTCTCAATAGCTAGTTGGATAGTCTTCATTGGTTTATTTGCTAC GTTGCTTTACCAAATCATATCCAGGAGAACCATTGAGGTGCATAATGTTAGAGCAACAAATGGACCCGACTTGGCCTTATTTGTTAATGACATGGAATTTAATATTACCACTATATCGAGTATGAGTTGTTCAAACTTGCGCGATCTTGGTACTTTAGTGACTGGAAATCCTGGCTCTATTGACTATAAAAGTGTTCCACTTTCAAACTTTGGAAACTACTCTTGTAAAAATACTAGTGAAGGACCAACTATTATTCTCAAGTGCGATGGATGTCAACCCATTCATGACAATCTATACATCTCTTGGCAGTTTGTTGATCTACCAAACAATCCTGCAACTGCTGTTGGATTTCAGTTCAACCTTACTACGAGGAGTCATGCCAACAAGAGACATGTGAGTTTTGTTAGTGGAATACTAAAGAATGGGAGTACTTTTAATAACAGTCCTGTTACCTTTAGAGGAAAGGATACAAATATACTGAAGTTCAGTTTATTTCCCCGAATTTATCGTAATCTAAAGGACCTAAGGCTCATCCAACCTCTTTTTCACGAGTTTGTTCCTGGTTCTCATTTTACCGACACACGTCAGCTCCAAACATCTCTAGCTAGCCCCAGTGATGGAACACTCAACACCACTTTGTATGTCAACTTCCTTTCTTCCTACATTGTGGAGATCGATGATCAAAACACTATGGGTCCAG TGAGCTTCCTTGCAGATCTTGGTGGCTTGTATTGCATCAGTATTGGCATTTTTTTCTATTTACTGGTTCAA TGTGAATATAGAATAAAGAGGCTGCGCCATGAAGATCAAACGTTACGAACAATTAGACATCGGCGAAAAACACTGGAACGCTGGGAAAAA TTGAGGAAATATGTGATGTATACATGGGGCTGCAACACATTAGATGATAACCACAACAAGAAGAAAAATGTATCATGTTGCAGTGGTGGTATGCTGGAATCTATTAGCCAAAAAGGATCATCACGAAAACACAGGCAACAGAGCAGAATGGATTCTATCAATTTGAACAAGAAAGTCACATCGCCTAGTAAAAGTAAAAAG ATTCCTGCCCCAGATCATTCCCACACTATAACCAAGTCTTCTATACCAAAATCTGCTTTGAGTCATGAAGAGAAGTCAGCCTCTCAGGGTGAACTT ACACAGAAACATGAGGAAGAACATCAATCTGGTGGATCATGCAAGGAAAGTTCATCCCAGCTTGATTCATTCTCGTTATCTAATGGAAACATTCCTCTGCCACCTACACTAG AGTTGAAGGATTGTTCACAAATGGATATGTCTGAtgttcaaaagaatctcaaatgTTTGTACGAGTACAATGTCATGCTGAGGGAGAAATTTTTATCTGTGCAATCTATGCTTCATGAGTTATCAACAAAGTCCTTGCCTCCTGCAAATGATGACAATCGAAACACCTCATAG
- the LOC133790559 gene encoding uncharacterized protein LOC133790559, translating into MILTNQYREFVDGGLLGSVKKPPSYSDVLEALGDSKDIKSIISPTEREKRTPHMQAFISIPGPKSNCMMDMLTTVLEFGGTLNWVNDTDRHAICNNVGVTSEGLATEVGNKNHVQSVSEATRDDTDRHETCDNVGVTNEGQATKVGQEESQGD; encoded by the exons ATGATATTGACAAATCAATACCGAGAATTTGTCGATGGAGGACTACTTGGAAGCGTAAAGAAACCTCCCTCTTATAGTGATGTACTAGAAgctctaggtgattccaag GATATAAAAAGTATCATTTCACCTACTGAACGGGAGAAGAGAACGCCACACATGCAAGCATTCATCAGTATTCCTGGACCAAAGTCAAACTGCATGATGGATATGTTGACTACTGTGTTAGAGTTTGGAGGTACACTTAATTGGGTCAATGATACTGATAGGCATGCGATTTGTAACAATGTTGGTGTTACAAGTGAAGGCCTAGCTACAGAAGTCGGTAATAAAAATCATGTCCAATCTGTGAGCGAAGCCACAAGAGATGATACTGATAGACATGAGACTTGTGACAATGTTGGTGTTACAAATGAAGGCCAAGCTACAAAAGTTGGACAAGAAGAGAGTCAAGGTGACTAG
- the LOC133789406 gene encoding F-box/FBD/LRR-repeat protein At5g56420-like — MAMAVEEDRLSKLPDEVILHILSFLPTEDVVRTCLLSKHWKLMWYSVPTLSFSDADGIDSDIEKLYEYVDNYLKHRKTSKIFMVDSTITSFKLQMMNSYQIYKDACIDKWLAFAVENKVKEISVCLNSCCLRNRLYGHYTYHVRYRLPKSIVNARDLTILKLNGLALDISCSMGFPALKTLSLKDVSIENHNKDDHTLFKLLSGCSSLEKLCLRSCSNLNLGVLCSQSLKCLKIRNVDLLSFEVEATNLETLIVDWLIFKNSFSACKTIRNLTLCFSCFSCCDEDSSSSIKYQILSLLENWTLKQLSLETPAALVKLGLPVRESDLKDVDFSFFRNIIY; from the coding sequence ATGGCAATGGCGGTGGAGGAGGATAGACTTTCGAAACTACCTGATGAAGTCATCCTACACATTCTGTCGTTTCTACCCACTGAGGATGTCGTTCGGACATGCCTCCTATCAAAGCACTGGAAACTCATGTGGTACTCAGTCCccactctctctttctctgaTGCTGATGGTATTGACTCGGACATAGAAAAGTTGTACGAGTATGTTGACAATTATTTGAAACACCGCAAGACAAGTAAGATTTTTATGGTCGATTCAACCATAACTAGCTTTAAGCTTCAGATGATGAATTCCTATCAAATCTACAAAGATGCTTGCATTGATAAATGGTTAGCTTTTGCAGTTGAGAATAAAGTCAAGGAAATAAGTGTTTGCTTGAACAGCTGTTGTCTTCGTAATAGGTTATATGGTCATTATACATACCACGTTCGTTACCGCTTACCAAAATCAATAGTCAACGCAAGAGATTTGACTATTTTGAAGTTGAATGGGTTAGCTTTGGATATTTCTTGTTCAATGGGATTTCCTGCACTGAAAACATTGTCGTTGAAAGATGTAAGcattgaaaatcataataagGATGATCATACACTATTTAAGCTTTTGTCTGGGTGCTCATCCCTTGAGAAATTGTGTCTAAGATCATGTTCTAACTTAAATCTTGGTGTGCTCTGTTCACAAAGTCTCAAGTGTCTGAAAATTAGAAATGTTGATCTATTATCTTTTGAAGTTGAAGCCACAAATCTTGAAACTTTGATAGTAGATTGGCTAATCTTTAAAAATTCCTTTTCTGCATGTAAGACAATCAGAAATCTGACACtatgttttagttgttttagttGTTGTGATGAAGACTCGTCATCATCAATAAAGTATCAGATTCTTTCACTCCTCGAGAATTGGACTTTGAAGCAATTATCTCTTGAAACTCCTGCTGCACTTGTAAAGTTGGGGCTGCCAGTGAGAGAATCAGACTTGAAAGATGTGGATTTCTCTTTCTTTAGAAACATTATTTATTGA